A window of Methanobrevibacter olleyae contains these coding sequences:
- a CDS encoding energy-coupling factor transporter transmembrane component T — translation MELTSIHPGVYLIYYFIMVLFAFIFSDPYFVLTFLVLMIILISLQGISSELKNMMKFFIPLSILIIILNPLLNRTGFHKIYLGSNFFLTYEAIAYGILMSLALFIVILVFASYNRSVSYQEMLYIFSKKLPIISMIILMALRFIPLINSRAIEVQKLNSLKNNGIEFDGDDYELGENDEKGNDLEKIDLDKFNSNFNTNYNSKLINKLKSNKRISSIIKEAKTLGRIMGITVSWSLEESMFTAKSMKARAYNVTERTSYLSYRFSNADYLFLLIIIVTVSIIIVGLIQGVGMINIYPSIDFSFSNLPFNIYYLSFVVFLLPLIYLEIKERILYGINF, via the coding sequence ATGGAACTTACATCTATTCATCCAGGAGTTTATTTGATTTATTATTTTATTATGGTTCTCTTTGCGTTTATTTTCAGTGACCCTTACTTTGTATTGACTTTTTTAGTTTTAATGATTATTTTAATTAGTCTTCAAGGAATAAGTTCTGAGTTAAAAAATATGATGAAATTTTTTATTCCCCTAAGTATTTTAATAATAATATTGAATCCTTTACTGAATAGAACAGGATTTCATAAAATATATTTAGGGTCTAATTTTTTTCTAACTTATGAAGCTATTGCTTATGGTATTTTAATGTCTTTAGCATTATTTATTGTTATTTTAGTCTTTGCATCTTACAATAGATCAGTTTCTTACCAAGAAATGCTTTATATCTTTTCTAAAAAGTTACCAATTATTTCTATGATAATTCTTATGGCTTTAAGATTTATTCCATTAATCAATTCAAGAGCTATTGAAGTTCAAAAGTTAAATAGTTTAAAAAATAATGGAATTGAATTTGATGGTGATGATTATGAATTAGGTGAAAATGATGAAAAAGGCAATGATTTAGAAAAAATAGATTTAGATAAATTTAACTCTAATTTTAATACTAACTATAATTCTAAATTAATTAATAAACTTAAATCAAATAAAAGAATTTCATCCATTATTAAAGAAGCAAAAACACTTGGTAGGATAATGGGAATAACTGTTTCATGGTCTTTAGAAGAATCTATGTTTACAGCTAAATCTATGAAAGCAAGAGCTTATAATGTAACTGAAAGAACTAGCTATTTATCATATAGGTTTTCAAATGCAGATTATCTATTTTTATTAATAATTATAGTTACTGTATCAATTATAATAGTTGGATTAATTCAAGGAGTGGGAATGATTAATATTTATCCATCTATTGACTTTTCATTTAGTAATTTACCATTCAATATTTATTATTTATCATTTGTAGTATTTTTATTACCTTTAATTTATCTAGAAATTAAGGAACGTATCTTATATGGCATTAATTTCTAA
- a CDS encoding MotA/TolQ/ExbB proton channel family protein: protein MTIPGGDFLTTGLNLISQSLLIPVVIILLIFVVVVVVSLGGLIYEYTSRAKVSVADVSNLILDINNSDSLDSLKSKINNSPLPQTQRTLLVKIASTENLSLNSREAFARKLIENEENLTDKSLEITDIITRIGPTLGLMGTLIPLGTGLAALGSGDVNTLSQSLIVAFDTTVVGIGSGAVAYIVSKLRNRWYEEYLSNLDVLSDAVLDFMSKY from the coding sequence ATGACAATTCCTGGTGGTGATTTTTTAACCACTGGACTTAATTTAATTTCACAAAGTCTTTTAATACCAGTAGTTATTATATTATTAATTTTTGTAGTTGTTGTGGTGGTCTCATTAGGAGGGCTTATTTATGAATATACCTCAAGAGCAAAGGTTTCTGTTGCTGATGTTTCTAATTTAATTTTAGATATTAATAATTCAGACTCTCTTGATTCCTTAAAATCTAAAATTAATAACTCCCCACTTCCACAAACTCAAAGGACTCTTTTGGTTAAAATAGCAAGTACTGAGAATTTATCTCTTAATTCAAGAGAAGCTTTTGCCCGTAAATTAATTGAAAATGAGGAAAATTTAACAGATAAATCTCTTGAAATTACTGATATCATCACTCGTATTGGACCAACTCTGGGCTTGATGGGTACTTTAATTCCATTAGGTACTGGTCTTGCAGCACTTGGTTCAGGGGATGTAAATACATTATCCCAATCTTTGATTGTTGCATTTGATACAACTGTTGTAGGTATTGGATCTGGTGCAGTGGCTTATATTGTTTCTAAACTTAGAAATAGATGGTATGAAGAGTATTTATCTAATTTAGACGTATTATCTGATGCTGTTTTAGATTTTATGTCTAAATATTAA
- a CDS encoding DUF2149 domain-containing protein: MVRKKSRSRSRQEEDPMAGTTNLVDAMLVLALGFLIFAVIGWNLQSVIFSDMSPEDRQAAIESISEITNVTQGEQLNETPDTSNSSGEGYVEQGKVYKDSKTGNLIMVEG, from the coding sequence ATGGTTAGAAAGAAATCTAGAAGCCGTTCACGTCAGGAAGAAGATCCTATGGCTGGAACAACAAATCTTGTTGATGCTATGTTAGTTCTTGCTCTTGGATTTCTAATTTTTGCAGTTATCGGCTGGAATTTACAAAGTGTTATTTTTAGTGACATGTCTCCTGAAGATAGGCAAGCAGCTATTGAGTCTATTAGTGAAATCACTAATGTTACACAGGGTGAACAATTAAATGAAACTCCAGATACTTCAAATAGCTCTGGAGAAGGTTATGTAGAACAAGGAAAAGTTTATAAAGATTCGAAAACAGGTAATCTGATTATGGTAGAAGGATGA
- a CDS encoding Ig-like domain-containing protein, whose amino-acid sequence MKISNNFINKILVLVLVLFLCLCCLNSVFAIDGAENKHISGYLNSNLPSTGSSNSLEIDNNENIRLVNQESNEKFYSKNKVEANNNLNDGECLISNVDSNSSVNSFGIDTQFVNSPSLVNDRSSVTTKSTKTKTKVVASNLNMNYYDGSKLVAYIKTSSNKPIKGLKITFKVNGKIYNRTSDSNGKVVLGVTKGITLYPGTYSCLVKFAGTSTYAASSKTVTITVKKWNTKLLANNLVCYYNDSVNLVATLQNSSSKSIKGKSISFLINGVTYSRTTDSSGKASLSLPKLNPGSYSCLVKFAGDRINTSSSKTVTVTVNKLDTNLVVLDSVIDYDNKLVVLLKDRYGDSISDKVVILEINNVNYNLTTNYEGIATFSLPILKPGDYYCSVKFLGDNIYLNSTERTQIKISKVDTNIIANNLVKNYGDNNLLYARLEDIKHKSLVNRSITFFIGNNSYSATTDNFGNVFLPINCSPGFYSTTIDFKGDDFYNGFNTTVNIIVNSPNVFSNRNDGIYHCENLLINLSTSSNNAIIYYSFDNGSIWYNGISSVNINLTEGNWSILYYSSLNNFNSSLHCSNFVVKSLKPNFYYEFSLSNSWPFYRQIMINTLNSSYFYESGAETPQEFCHYGSYFFIPLGYLGYQSETRFNGNYGDIYNFNPNCSGILLYVDSEDYIHFTYYDNADLNVNQFSVVYNYGGEYFYKKVSFLLNGIETMSIIFSGDFISSSWSNEIIRTVFSCNNSTIKKNEELNYGFESDSGFDLIHSFAIVNKPIDYGDIDYWLSKNSSFTVGGNKAAYGTFLSALSTIWFSDSLANEGSELFNVTWNRSTFLTLFSGISQIGRVFIHCPDASMGMDVIGKEDNIKFFNFYCSSYLSELETMSLRLSGASINKSGANVIDAILDGYGFVFDQKNNHVVITVPELENISLSFDSDSGIVREYIIENDFEYKGVLSNDDTFCFHDNLTNNLIYKLQSILGSELCSKSIHFGTIKTILSDLWNFTCYHSPGITEIGLSLGSLAIGFSSIPATLGGGILISIGTILTSEGKMIICFRNKFLSDDKWNYIGLHDVAFWEGRVIVIPKSPTHYDYIEVKYKQGTTELDRSSAIYIDGEKGKRNMTVEETYNYF is encoded by the coding sequence ATGAAGATTAGTAATAATTTTATAAATAAAATTTTAGTTTTAGTTTTAGTTTTGTTTTTATGTTTATGTTGTTTAAATTCTGTTTTTGCGATTGATGGTGCTGAAAATAAGCATATTAGTGGATATTTAAATTCTAATTTGCCATCTACTGGAAGTTCTAATTCTTTAGAAATTGATAACAATGAAAATATTAGGCTTGTTAATCAAGAGTCTAATGAAAAATTTTATTCAAAAAATAAGGTTGAGGCAAATAACAATCTCAATGATGGGGAATGTTTAATTTCTAATGTTGATTCAAATAGTTCTGTTAATAGTTTTGGTATTGATACTCAGTTTGTGAATAGTCCTTCTCTTGTTAATGATAGAAGTTCTGTTACTACTAAATCTACTAAGACTAAAACAAAGGTTGTTGCTTCTAATTTGAATATGAATTATTATGATGGCAGCAAGTTAGTTGCTTATATAAAAACTAGCTCTAATAAGCCTATAAAAGGATTGAAAATTACTTTTAAAGTTAATGGTAAAATTTATAATCGTACTTCTGATTCTAATGGAAAAGTAGTTTTGGGTGTTACTAAGGGTATTACTTTGTATCCTGGCACTTATTCTTGTCTTGTTAAGTTTGCAGGAACTTCTACTTATGCAGCATCAAGTAAAACAGTAACTATCACTGTTAAAAAGTGGAATACTAAATTACTTGCAAATAATTTAGTTTGTTATTATAATGATTCCGTTAACTTAGTTGCTACTTTGCAAAATAGTAGTAGTAAATCTATTAAGGGAAAATCAATTAGTTTTCTAATAAATGGGGTTACTTATTCTCGTACTACTGATTCGAGTGGTAAGGCTAGTTTATCTTTGCCTAAGTTAAATCCAGGCTCTTATTCTTGTCTAGTTAAGTTTGCTGGTGATAGGATAAATACTTCTTCAAGTAAAACAGTAACTGTTACTGTTAATAAACTGGATACTAATCTTGTTGTATTAGATTCTGTGATAGATTATGATAATAAATTGGTTGTTTTATTAAAGGACAGATATGGGGATAGTATTAGTGATAAAGTTGTAATTTTAGAAATTAATAATGTTAATTATAATTTAACAACTAATTATGAGGGAATTGCTACTTTTTCATTACCTATATTAAAACCTGGTGATTATTATTGTTCTGTAAAGTTTTTAGGGGATAATATTTATTTAAATTCTACTGAAAGGACTCAGATTAAGATAAGCAAAGTTGATACTAATATTATTGCTAATAATTTAGTAAAGAATTATGGTGATAATAATTTGTTATATGCTCGCTTGGAAGATATCAAACATAAGAGTTTGGTTAATAGAAGTATTACTTTTTTCATTGGTAATAATTCTTATAGTGCCACTACTGATAATTTTGGAAATGTGTTTTTACCAATTAATTGTTCTCCAGGTTTTTATTCTACAACAATTGATTTTAAAGGGGATGATTTTTATAATGGATTTAATACAACTGTTAATATTATTGTAAATTCTCCTAATGTATTTTCTAATAGAAATGATGGGATTTATCATTGTGAAAATTTATTAATTAATTTATCAACTAGTTCAAATAATGCTATAATTTATTATAGTTTTGATAATGGATCAATTTGGTATAATGGTATATCTTCTGTTAATATTAATTTAACTGAAGGTAATTGGAGTATTTTATATTACTCTTCTTTAAATAATTTCAATAGTTCACTACATTGTAGTAATTTTGTTGTAAAGTCTTTAAAACCTAATTTTTATTATGAATTTAGTTTAAGTAATTCGTGGCCTTTTTATAGACAAATTATGATTAATACACTAAATAGTAGTTATTTTTATGAATCTGGAGCTGAAACGCCACAAGAATTCTGTCATTATGGATCTTATTTCTTTATTCCATTAGGATATTTAGGTTATCAATCAGAAACTCGATTTAATGGCAATTATGGAGATATTTATAATTTTAATCCTAATTGTTCAGGTATTCTTTTATATGTTGATTCTGAGGATTATATTCATTTTACTTACTATGATAATGCTGATTTAAATGTTAATCAGTTTAGTGTTGTTTATAACTACGGAGGGGAATATTTTTATAAGAAAGTTTCTTTTTTATTAAATGGTATTGAAACTATGAGTATAATTTTTTCAGGGGATTTCATTTCTAGTTCATGGAGTAATGAAATTATTAGAACAGTATTCTCATGTAATAATAGTACAATTAAAAAGAATGAAGAACTAAATTATGGTTTTGAGTCTGATAGTGGGTTTGATTTAATTCATAGTTTTGCTATAGTAAATAAACCTATTGATTATGGTGATATTGATTATTGGTTATCTAAAAATAGTTCTTTTACAGTTGGAGGTAATAAAGCAGCTTATGGTACTTTTTTATCTGCTCTGTCTACTATTTGGTTTAGTGACTCTCTAGCTAATGAGGGAAGTGAATTATTTAATGTTACTTGGAATCGTAGTACTTTTTTAACTTTATTTTCAGGAATATCTCAGATAGGCAGAGTTTTTATTCATTGTCCAGATGCAAGTATGGGTATGGATGTTATTGGAAAAGAGGACAATATAAAATTTTTTAATTTTTATTGTTCAAGTTATTTATCTGAATTGGAAACTATGTCTTTAAGATTATCTGGAGCATCTATAAACAAATCTGGTGCAAATGTTATTGATGCTATTTTGGATGGTTATGGTTTTGTTTTTGATCAAAAAAATAACCATGTTGTTATAACTGTTCCAGAATTAGAAAATATTTCTTTATCTTTTGATTCAGATAGTGGAATTGTTCGTGAATATATTATTGAAAATGATTTTGAATATAAAGGTGTTCTTTCTAATGATGATACTTTTTGTTTTCATGATAATTTAACAAATAATTTGATTTATAAACTTCAAAGTATTCTTGGGTCTGAATTATGTTCTAAATCCATACATTTTGGTACTATTAAAACAATTTTATCTGATTTATGGAATTTTACTTGTTATCATTCGCCAGGGATAACTGAAATAGGACTATCTTTAGGAAGTTTAGCCATAGGTTTTTCAAGTATTCCTGCTACTCTTGGAGGTGGTATTCTTATTTCTATAGGGACTATTTTAACCTCTGAGGGTAAGATGATTATATGTTTTAGAAATAAATTTTTATCTGATGATAAGTGGAATTATATTGGATTACATGATGTTGCATTTTGGGAGGGTAGAGTGATTGTTATTCCTAAGTCACCTACTCATTATGATTATATTGAAGTAAAATATAAACAAGGAACTACTGAACTTGATAGGTCTTCTGCTATTTATATTGATGGTGAAAAAGGTAAGAGAAACATGACTGTTGAAGAAACTTATAATTATTTTTAG
- a CDS encoding right-handed parallel beta-helix repeat-containing protein yields the protein MKLPSFIALALILFLSLSVVSASDNIDGFTNSSDGVFDNSISISDSDNLNSNDDCSDEISDSDDLNNLNDFENGNTYSNNPDDEISDSKTKDSNKLRGSLVSNLEENIVSSSEPIIIDSSSYSAYFDSSKDGLIRSGTLKDGDTIKIKSISDKVFTINKRLNIVSDNEDMLSNCLIRLIDGSSGSVLNNLRIINTKEKVTGSKYYLSGISIINSSNNIITNSLINVSLYKCFAVMMSNASYNKIINNRILSGKSSTIPMTASSYNEIRDNYIESEMANMIYQSAYGNGDFMTIDDEVCSGNIIANNYLKSRNGTYNSYCYAIYLMQSASGPGGVIANNTIENAFYAIIVDASNTLIYNNTISNIGGPAAIFTSGENIRISNNNISTEYTDVHTWNDDGNVVAIKNTGKNNSIVNNTLKSIGSDSILNTGVNLEIIDNTIYSESANCINTTKSNVIIENNTLIGLNSSGVMIFTSRLAENITIKNNYISTDKSAIVLRGNVSYSLVCDNIINISGGSDAIALLKYTNRNPIMPSHNAIYNNTINGLIVNMTDPSEIERNDTTNDTNGTTNTTNGTSTNGSETNGSGTYSDDKINTRISIVSSYVIKGNDFLVYLKDRIGNPIGGERVIFNILNKDYISTTDSEGRARLRLNLNIGNYEMNIGFAGNDNYNPCEISSKINIIRNRFIVTEGNFYTCFDENSYLKSDYSDYELVFRGNFNNKRIILNHPVYLKSDSAKLLDSVIKIESDNVYVDGFTITNSNPNNADDNHRFAILLDNVKYVSIINNKIQLNSFDNGYGIYISESSNCNILNNTIKVKANTLTFGIILYDSNKNTLKNNNVFVNGTKKAHLYDSTIKVDSSISVDDNYAEGIVIPEVYKTYGIILFYSSSNDIGYNNINATSGVNNYSSKESTNSIVGIDLYYGSNNNKVHHNNVNIRAKDPYLYGLGVLGAETGKRDQISANNSFTDNNIVVNGTYYSAGIIAGYNSINTTIARNNIKCIARNVSYGGILEGADYTKFYKNNIFCNARVNYLLEAYDSDNCEIYDNYFDYGDKSLVVRGIALYNSKGNKVINNSLPSLKPLISPIIKEINRIWKLKHPNSKIVFTEKDIMYDSPNSPMIVRKNGTVYNLLDLLDYEPTSHPDVITPNNQLYDDIGGKDNIFYKNDVRDPSNGESSRGTGTDSGGSSSGSGSHSDGFPSADPSSSANTNGNATKDNGSGQHSDLKANSVYSNSTILDGNTVGTSSSAPVTESATAYNLNLDENPAAAVRSLSLGGMNAPVLIIILLLIFACASELVKRSKRDL from the coding sequence ATGAAATTGCCTTCCTTTATTGCTTTAGCATTGATATTATTTTTATCTTTAAGTGTAGTTAGTGCAAGTGATAATATTGATGGCTTTACTAACTCATCAGATGGTGTATTTGATAATTCAATTAGCATATCAGATTCTGATAATTTAAACAGTAATGATGACTGTAGTGATGAGATTAGTGATTCAGATGATTTAAACAATTTAAATGATTTTGAAAACGGTAACACTTATTCAAATAATCCAGATGATGAAATTAGTGATTCAAAGACTAAGGATTCTAATAAACTTAGAGGTTCATTAGTTTCCAACTTAGAAGAGAATATAGTTTCCTCTTCAGAACCAATCATAATTGACAGTTCAAGCTATTCAGCTTACTTTGATTCATCAAAGGATGGATTAATAAGATCAGGTACTCTTAAAGATGGGGATACCATAAAAATCAAAAGTATTTCTGATAAGGTTTTTACTATTAATAAACGATTAAATATAGTATCTGATAATGAGGATATGTTATCTAATTGTTTAATACGTCTTATAGATGGAAGCTCTGGTTCTGTATTAAATAATCTTCGTATTATTAATACAAAAGAAAAGGTAACTGGTTCAAAATATTATTTATCTGGTATAAGCATTATAAACTCATCAAATAACATAATTACAAACTCTCTCATTAATGTCAGTCTTTATAAATGTTTTGCTGTTATGATGTCAAATGCAAGCTATAATAAAATTATCAACAACAGAATATTATCTGGCAAAAGCTCAACTATTCCAATGACAGCTTCATCATATAATGAAATAAGAGATAATTACATTGAGTCTGAAATGGCAAATATGATTTATCAATCTGCATATGGTAATGGAGATTTCATGACAATAGATGATGAAGTTTGTAGTGGAAACATTATAGCAAATAATTACCTTAAAAGTAGAAATGGTACTTATAATTCTTATTGCTATGCAATTTATTTAATGCAATCTGCAAGTGGGCCTGGTGGAGTTATAGCAAATAATACAATAGAAAATGCATTTTATGCAATAATTGTTGATGCTTCAAATACTTTGATATACAATAATACAATATCAAACATTGGTGGACCTGCAGCTATTTTCACTAGCGGAGAAAATATTAGAATTTCAAATAATAATATCTCTACTGAATATACAGATGTTCATACTTGGAATGATGATGGAAATGTTGTAGCTATTAAAAATACTGGTAAAAATAATTCAATAGTTAACAATACATTAAAATCCATTGGTTCTGATTCAATTTTAAACACTGGTGTAAATTTAGAAATAATAGATAATACAATTTATAGTGAATCTGCAAACTGTATTAACACTACAAAATCTAATGTTATTATTGAAAATAACACTTTAATTGGATTAAATTCATCTGGAGTAATGATTTTCACCTCTCGTCTTGCAGAAAACATAACTATTAAGAATAACTACATATCTACTGATAAAAGTGCTATTGTACTAAGAGGTAATGTTAGTTATTCATTAGTTTGTGATAATATAATTAATATATCTGGAGGCTCTGATGCTATTGCACTATTAAAATATACTAATAGAAATCCAATTATGCCATCTCATAATGCTATTTATAACAATACCATTAATGGTCTAATTGTAAATATGACAGATCCTTCAGAGATAGAAAGAAACGATACAACTAATGATACTAACGGTACTACTAATACTACTAATGGTACAAGTACTAATGGTAGTGAAACTAATGGTAGTGGTACATATAGTGATGATAAAATCAATACAAGAATTAGCATTGTAAGTAGTTATGTTATTAAGGGTAATGATTTTCTTGTTTACTTAAAAGATAGGATTGGAAATCCAATTGGTGGTGAAAGGGTAATTTTTAATATATTGAATAAAGATTACATAAGTACTACTGATTCAGAAGGTAGGGCAAGATTACGATTAAATCTAAATATCGGCAATTATGAAATGAATATAGGTTTTGCAGGAAATGATAATTATAATCCCTGTGAAATTTCATCTAAAATCAATATTATAAGAAATCGATTCATTGTTACAGAGGGAAATTTCTATACCTGCTTTGATGAAAATTCCTATCTAAAATCAGATTATAGTGACTATGAGTTAGTGTTTAGAGGTAATTTTAACAATAAAAGAATTATTTTAAATCATCCAGTTTATTTAAAGTCTGATTCTGCAAAGTTATTAGATTCTGTTATTAAAATTGAATCTGATAATGTTTATGTAGATGGATTTACTATAACTAATTCAAATCCTAATAATGCAGATGATAACCATAGGTTTGCTATTTTATTGGATAATGTAAAATATGTAAGTATTATAAATAATAAAATTCAATTAAATAGTTTTGATAATGGATATGGAATCTATATATCCGAATCTTCTAACTGTAATATTTTAAATAACACAATTAAAGTTAAAGCTAATACATTAACTTTTGGAATCATACTTTATGATTCTAATAAAAATACATTAAAAAACAATAATGTTTTTGTTAATGGTACTAAAAAGGCTCATCTTTATGATTCAACTATTAAGGTAGATAGCTCTATCAGTGTTGATGATAACTATGCAGAAGGTATAGTTATTCCAGAAGTCTATAAAACTTATGGTATTATTTTATTCTATTCATCTTCTAACGATATTGGGTATAATAATATAAATGCCACTTCTGGTGTTAATAATTATTCTTCTAAAGAATCTACAAATTCTATTGTTGGTATCGATTTGTATTATGGAAGTAACAATAATAAAGTTCATCATAATAATGTTAATATTAGAGCTAAAGACCCTTACCTTTATGGTTTAGGAGTTTTAGGTGCTGAAACTGGTAAAAGAGATCAGATATCTGCTAATAATAGTTTCACTGATAATAATATAGTTGTAAATGGAACTTATTATTCTGCAGGTATTATAGCAGGTTATAACTCTATTAATACAACAATAGCAAGAAATAACATTAAGTGTATAGCTAGAAATGTATCCTATGGTGGTATTTTAGAAGGTGCTGATTATACTAAGTTTTATAAAAATAATATATTTTGCAATGCAAGAGTTAATTATTTATTAGAAGCTTATGATTCTGATAATTGTGAGATTTATGATAATTATTTTGATTATGGTGATAAATCATTAGTTGTTAGAGGCATAGCATTGTATAATTCTAAAGGTAATAAAGTTATAAATAATAGCCTTCCTTCTTTAAAACCTTTAATTTCTCCTATTATAAAAGAGATAAATAGAATATGGAAATTAAAACATCCAAATTCTAAAATAGTATTTACTGAAAAAGATATAATGTATGATAGTCCAAATTCTCCTATGATAGTTAGGAAAAATGGTACTGTTTATAATTTATTAGATTTACTTGACTATGAACCTACAAGTCATCCAGATGTTATCACTCCAAATAATCAATTATATGATGATATTGGTGGTAAAGATAACATATTTTATAAAAATGATGTGAGAGATCCAAGTAATGGTGAATCTAGTAGAGGAACTGGAACTGATTCTGGAGGCTCAAGCTCTGGAAGTGGATCTCATTCTGATGGTTTTCCATCAGCTGATCCTTCATCTTCAGCTAATACAAATGGGAATGCTACTAAGGATAATGGCTCTGGTCAACATTCTGATTTAAAGGCTAATAGTGTTTATTCTAATTCCACTATTTTAGATGGAAACACTGTAGGTACCTCATCATCTGCTCCAGTAACTGAATCAGCTACTGCTTATAATCTAAATCTAGATGAAAACCCAGCAGCTGCAGTTCGTTCATTATCTTTAGGTGGAATGAATGCTCCTGTACTTATTATAATATTATTGCTTATATTTGCTTGTGCTTCAGAACTTGTTAAACGTTCTAAAAGGGATTTATAA
- a CDS encoding DUF2162 family putative transporter translates to MNLLVSLFGIIILAAVLLVGIGTGLLSKFFKYDLVKHAVITAVFSLIIALIIIVLSPFYNALISLTVNNFYFYMVMAFISLILGIFTIYHWEREKQYDSILKGLLYLDFIPVSYGLFILSSAALAPSFIFDSANLSLTITTIHLAIVIAVLLIFISIVTYTFSDFIEDYRIAHYPIIYGSMMLIFGFLFIVFGFLIPTISEVVKNPSTELSLMPISSGIAFLVLLVIFLGIGVLFKKRNNRLE, encoded by the coding sequence ATGAATTTATTAGTTAGTTTGTTTGGTATAATTATTCTAGCTGCAGTTTTACTAGTTGGAATTGGAACTGGACTATTATCTAAATTTTTTAAATATGATTTAGTGAAGCATGCTGTAATAACGGCTGTTTTTTCTCTAATCATTGCTTTAATAATTATTGTTTTAAGTCCATTTTATAATGCTCTAATTAGTTTAACAGTTAACAATTTTTATTTCTATATGGTGATGGCATTTATTTCATTAATTTTAGGAATATTTACTATTTATCATTGGGAAAGAGAAAAACAATATGATAGCATCTTAAAGGGATTATTATATTTAGATTTTATACCAGTATCTTATGGGTTATTTATATTATCTTCTGCAGCTTTAGCTCCAAGTTTTATATTTGATTCAGCTAATTTAAGCTTAACTATCACAACAATTCATTTAGCTATTGTTATAGCAGTATTATTAATATTTATAAGTATTGTAACTTATACATTCTCAGATTTCATTGAAGATTATCGTATAGCTCACTATCCAATTATTTATGGAAGTATGATGCTAATCTTTGGATTTTTATTTATTGTATTTGGATTTTTAATTCCAACAATTTCTGAGGTAGTTAAAAATCCATCTACAGAATTAAGTTTAATGCCAATTAGCTCAGGGATAGCTTTTTTAGTTTTACTAGTTATTTTCCTTGGTATTGGAGTATTATTTAAAAAAAGAAATAATAGGCTTGAATAG